Proteins encoded by one window of Manduca sexta isolate Smith_Timp_Sample1 chromosome 12, JHU_Msex_v1.0, whole genome shotgun sequence:
- the LOC115442776 gene encoding DNA-directed RNA polymerase III subunit RPC5: protein MDEEDPVVQEIPVFLSQALSDKLYVYQYPVKPAKRDWNEAKIVNAAVKPKNRIVRVEVGLDTYSDKYCQSKGEQIALNTDGQQESSWHIKEKDKSLYFKSGMMDKIVYESSTPCIDTKHYAVAILQDKELHCTPIQGIIQMRPSYSYYDKQEKKKNEKNKADKSDDENNEPEAKKVTVKFARQETEVAKKAREKSYESISQRISEEPWCDALWKHSDTDHAELERLKLFSATSADGSSLTLRSREYIRALVPQPPADEADVAPTQRLSPQEQLKEILINAKLMTFNDLRALVRAEDGSVLSEAALLSALSGAACCVRGVWAARSQDLYPRAAPAPPRLLCAARDHVLYLFTQHAYIDRRKVAAAVRLPPADVLEIIRSVAKFNPRTGWELLIPPDTAFEAKYPDVVQRQNLAWEARQRQFNEMLIGENVPKRQRKKSQRESIGSETMMSPKPRCNSVSEEDNDRKRQKNKSSTGIGKRTRNVSSSSVNEVS, encoded by the exons ATGGACGAAGAAGATCCTGTCGTACAAGag ATACCTGTTTTTCTATCGCAGGCGTTATCTGACAAGCTATATGTATACCAATATCCAGTGAAACCAGCAAAAAGAGATTGGAATGAAGCCAAAATAGTGAACGCAGCTGTTAAGCCAAAAAATCGTATTGTACGGGTGGAAGTTGGTCTAGACACCTACAGTGATAAGTATTGTCAGTCCAAAGGCGAACAGATAGCACTAAACACCGACGGACAACAG GAATCATCATGGCATATCAAGGAGAAGGATAAATCGCTGTACTTCAAAAGTGGCATGATGGACAAGATAGTGTATGAGAGCAGCACTCCATGTATAGATACAAAGCATTATGCTGTTGCTATATTGCAGGACAAAGAACTACATTGTACACCTATACAAG GCATTATTCAGATGAGGCCGTCATATTCATACTATGATAAgcaagaaaagaaaaaaaatgaaaagaaCAAAGCTGACAAGTCTGATGACGAGAATAATGAACCTGAGGCTAAAAAG GTCACAGTGAAATTCGCACGTCAAGAAACTGAAGTGGCAAAAAAGGCGCGGGAAAAATCGTATGAGTCGATATCTCAGCGGATATCTGAAGAGCCGTGGTGTGACGCATTGTGGAAGCATTCTGACACAGACCATGCTGAA TTGGAGCGTCTCAAGTTGTTTAGCGCGACATCAGCGGACGGCTCGTCCTTGACTTTGAGGTCGCGTGAGTACATTCGTGCGTTGGTGCCGCAGCCGCCAGCCGACGAAGCGGACGTTGCGCCGACGCAAAGGCTGTCACCGCAGGAACAATTGAAGGAGATACTTATTAACG CAAAACTGATGACGTTCAACGACCTCCGAGCTCTAGTGCGCGCGGAGGACGGCAGCGTGCTGAGCGAGGCGGCGCTGCTGTCGGCGCTGAGCGGCGCGGCGTGCTGCGTGCGCGGCGTGTGGGCGGCGCGCTCGCAGGACCTGTacccgcgcgccgcgcccgcgccgccgcgcctgCTCTGCGCCGCCAGGGACCACGTC CTCTACCTATTTACACAACACGCGTACATTGACCGCCGCAAGGTCGCCGCAGCAGTTCGATTGCCTCCAGCCGACGTACTTGAAATCATCCGTTCAGTCGCTAAATTCAATCCACGAACAGGCTGGGAACTTTTAATCCCGCCCGACACAGCTTTCGAGGCAAAATACCCAGATGTCGTCCAACGACAAAATCTCGCCTGGGAAGCCCGACAGCGTCAGTTCAACGAGATGTTGATAGGTGAAAATGTGCCAAAAAGACAGAGGAAGAAATCTCAAAGGGAGTCAATCGGCTCGGAGACAATGATGAGTCCGAAACCGCGGTGTAACAGTGTCAGTGAGGAGGACAATGATAGAAAAAGACAAAAGAATAAATCTTCCACTGGAATCGGTAAACGGACGCGCAATGTGAGTTCTAGCAGTGTTAATGAAGTGTCATGA
- the LOC115442785 gene encoding uncharacterized protein LOC115442785 isoform X2 — translation MSDMIINDSVPVDKKWNELIKYNIFLMKLVEFVVALLLNIVPHIVEPVTTVGCLVAAPTLMLSTLIMVLYVVDQVMYEAELYYVLIELSFTLFALFELFVLGKMQGAIYGLFYLDLTIAFCMDLYYMHKERGWTF, via the exons ATGTCGGATATGATAATAAAtg ATTCTGTCCCGGTTGATAAGAAATggaatgaattaattaaatataatatttttcttatgaaGTTAGTTgaattt gTAGTGGCATTACTGCTGAACATAGTGCCTCACATTGTGGAACCGGTGACCACGGTGGGTTGCCTCGTTGCCGCCCCAACACTCATGCTGTCCACTTTAATAATGGTGCTGTATGTGGTCGATCAAGTGATGTATGAGGCTGAACTGTATTATGTTCTGATAGAACTCAGTTTCACACTATTTGCTCTGTTTGAACTATTTGTGTTGGGTAAAATGCAAGGAGCGATATACGGATTATTCTATCTAGACCTCACAATTGCATTCTGCATGGACTTATACTATATGCACAAGGAGAGGGGATGGACTTTTTGA
- the LOC115442785 gene encoding alpha-(1,3)-fucosyltransferase 10 isoform X1, with the protein MAIMFHKYRSYVIIAMFYILKLFISAMKRLRRVTLQQCMWVCLILLFCAVYWTMNSKDDYVKITSQNPVIIWWTMSFPGTSETRNCPGDIKCDIYSDRNLSKKFNVDAYLFYGSEIKFDNLPLPRNPKDTVWGLYHEESPRNVEELMSEDILKLFNFSSTYSRYSDVPYPLQHLETFQDITSKKYFAETSVKNKLLNDIAPVMYLQSDCETSTERDAYVKELMKYIKIDSYGTCVNNKKLPKKFTEDYLNNLNEDNFLKFIARYKFVVAIENGVCEDYVTEKFWRAIKVGTVPIYFGSPSIKDWCPNNKSAILLQDFPTPKILAEHLQKLLNDDKLYEEYLEHKTKQLISNQGLINENKYRPYQLHNMKIVEEFECFVCRRLHNKHNETNIHIVNKLHYNCPKPISALTLQVNPENLWVSSWKEATSRAKELYNKIMT; encoded by the coding sequence ATGGCCATTATGTTCCATAAATACAGAAGTTATGTTATCATAgccatgttttatattttaaaattatttataagcgCCATGAAGAGATTAAGACGTGTGACATTACAACAGTGTATGTGGgtctgtttaattttattattttgtgctgTATATTGGACAATGAACAGTAAAGATGATTATGTGAAAATTACTTCACAAAATCCTGTGATAATTTGGTGGACCATGAGCTTTCCTGGAACATCGGAGACTAGAAATTGCCCTGGTGATATTAAATGTGACATATACAGTGACAGAAATTTAAGCAAAAAGTTTAATGTAGATGCTTATCTATTCTATGgaagtgaaattaaatttgacaATCTTCCTTTACCGAGAAATCCTAAAGATACTGTGTGGGGACTGTACCATGAAGAGTCGCCAAGGAATGTCGAGGAGTTAATGAGCGAGGACATactaaagttatttaatttttcatcaaCATATAGCAGATATAGTGATGTGCCTTACCCGCTTCAACATTTAGAAACATTTCAGGATATAAcaagtaagaaatattttgcagAAACTTCAGtgaagaataaattattaaatgatataGCACCCGTGATGTATTTGCAAAGTGATTGTGAGACATCAACAGAAAGGGACGCATATGTAAAAGAACTGatgaaatacattaaaatagatTCTTATGGCacttgtgtaaataataaaaagttgccAAAAAAATTCACTGAagattatttgaataatttaaatgaagacaattttttgaaatttattgcgCGGTACAAATTCGTGGTGGCTATCGAAAATGGCGTCTGTGAGGATTATGTTACGGAAAAATTCTGGAGGGCCATCAAAGTTGGTACGGTGCCTATTTATTTTGGGTCACCATCTATAAAAGACTGGTGTCCAAATAACAAATCAGCAATACTTTTACAGGATTTTCCGACACCAAAGATACTAGCAGAGCATTTACAGAAATTGTTGAATGatgataaattatatgaagAGTATTTAGAACATAAAACAAAGCAATTGATTTCAAATCAAGGACTGATTAACGAGAACAAGTATCGGCCTTATCAATTGCATAATATGAAGATTGTTGAAGAGTTTGAATGTTTCGTGTGTAGGAGGCTACACAATAAACACAATGAAACAAATATTCATATAGTAAATAAGTTACATTATAATTGCCCTAAACCTATATCAGCTTTGACCCTACAAGTAAATCCAGAGAATTTATGGGTATCCTCGTGGAAAGAGGCCACCTCAAGAGCAAaagaattatataacaaaattatgacataa